From a single Okeanomitos corallinicola TIOX110 genomic region:
- a CDS encoding Tex family protein, with protein MLNIPQLLATELELKLHQVQSALELFSEGATIPFIARYRKERTEEMNEVQLRDLSDRYTYLTELEARKQVILNAIAEQGKLTEELQNKITSCLQKTELEDLYLPYKPKRRTRATIAREKGLEPLAALIKSLNVKNGASTDLETAAAKYISEEKGVKTPEEALKGASDILAEEVAEKAESRAYLRDYLLDKGLFISHIKNEHPEGTTKFEMYRNYQIKVKNIAPHNLLALCRGEAEKILNFDIAFDEDFVLSYLESQEIKTRVRNIRDFYQGMLKDAFNRLMKTSLISEVIAAKKTYSDIESIKTFETNLRELLLSAPAGMKPTLAIDPGFRTGCKVAVLDQTGQFLEYQAVFPHQAAEQRRKAGQTIKQLIEKYNIELIAIGNGTASRETDEFVAEVLTICEQKPIKVMVNESGASIYSASKVALEEFPDLDITVRGAISIGRRLQDPLAELVKIDPKSIGVGQYQHDVDQKLLKKKLDETVESCVNYVGVDLNTASKELLTFVSGITPTVANNIIAYRNQNGVFKNRKQLLKVAKLGPKAFEQAAGFLRIRDSENPLDNTAVHPESYQVLETIAKDLQVPLKQVTQIAEKLQKTNLKKYVTDSIGEPTLRDIISELEKPGRDPRAEFKYATFKEGIKEISDLKEGMELEGIVTNVANFGAFVDIGVHQDGLVHISQLADRFVDDPNKVVKVGQVVKVRVLEINEKLKRIGLSMKLVKQ; from the coding sequence ATGTTAAACATTCCTCAGCTACTAGCAACTGAACTAGAACTCAAGCTCCATCAGGTACAGAGCGCATTAGAACTGTTTTCCGAAGGTGCAACAATTCCCTTTATTGCTCGTTATCGTAAAGAACGCACTGAAGAAATGAACGAAGTGCAATTAAGGGACTTATCGGATCGTTACACGTACCTAACAGAATTAGAAGCAAGAAAGCAGGTGATCTTAAATGCGATCGCCGAACAAGGTAAACTTACAGAGGAATTACAAAATAAAATTACCTCTTGTTTACAAAAAACAGAACTTGAGGATCTATACTTACCGTACAAACCTAAGCGTCGCACCCGTGCTACCATTGCGAGGGAAAAAGGACTAGAACCTTTAGCAGCATTGATTAAATCATTAAATGTTAAAAATGGTGCATCTACTGATTTAGAAACAGCAGCAGCAAAATATATTTCTGAGGAAAAAGGTGTAAAAACTCCAGAGGAAGCATTAAAAGGTGCATCAGACATCTTAGCAGAAGAAGTTGCCGAAAAAGCAGAATCACGAGCCTATTTACGGGATTATTTATTAGATAAAGGTTTATTTATTTCCCACATTAAAAATGAACATCCCGAAGGTACAACCAAATTTGAAATGTACCGCAACTATCAAATCAAAGTTAAAAATATTGCCCCCCATAATCTCCTAGCATTATGTCGAGGAGAAGCAGAGAAAATACTAAACTTTGATATTGCCTTTGATGAAGATTTTGTTCTTTCCTATTTAGAATCTCAAGAAATAAAAACCAGAGTTAGAAACATTAGAGACTTCTATCAAGGGATGTTAAAAGATGCCTTTAACCGCTTGATGAAAACATCTTTAATCAGTGAAGTCATTGCCGCTAAAAAAACCTATTCTGATATTGAATCTATCAAAACCTTTGAAACCAACCTCCGGGAATTATTATTATCTGCACCGGCGGGAATGAAACCAACCTTAGCTATAGATCCAGGGTTTAGGACTGGGTGTAAAGTTGCAGTTTTGGATCAAACCGGTCAATTTTTAGAATATCAGGCCGTATTCCCCCACCAAGCGGCAGAACAAAGACGAAAAGCTGGACAAACCATTAAACAACTGATTGAAAAATACAACATTGAATTAATCGCTATTGGTAACGGAACAGCATCCCGTGAAACCGATGAATTTGTGGCAGAAGTATTAACAATCTGTGAACAAAAACCGATTAAAGTCATGGTAAATGAATCTGGAGCTTCTATTTATTCAGCCAGTAAAGTTGCACTGGAGGAATTTCCAGATTTAGATATTACTGTTAGAGGTGCAATTAGTATTGGCAGAAGATTACAAGATCCCTTAGCCGAATTAGTAAAAATTGACCCCAAATCAATTGGTGTGGGACAATATCAACACGATGTTGATCAAAAACTCCTGAAAAAGAAACTGGATGAAACAGTAGAAAGTTGTGTTAACTATGTGGGAGTAGATTTGAATACTGCATCTAAAGAATTGCTGACATTTGTATCTGGAATTACCCCTACAGTTGCTAACAATATTATTGCTTACCGCAACCAAAATGGTGTTTTTAAAAATCGTAAACAACTGTTAAAAGTAGCGAAACTAGGACCAAAAGCCTTTGAACAAGCGGCAGGTTTTTTAAGAATTAGAGATAGTGAAAATCCCCTAGATAATACCGCAGTACATCCAGAAAGTTATCAAGTTTTAGAAACCATAGCTAAAGATTTACAAGTACCCTTAAAACAGGTAACACAAATAGCTGAAAAACTGCAAAAAACCAACCTAAAAAAATACGTTACTGATAGTATTGGTGAACCCACACTGCGGGATATAATTAGTGAGTTAGAAAAACCAGGTAGAGATCCCCGTGCAGAGTTTAAGTATGCGACCTTTAAAGAAGGAATTAAAGAAATTAGTGATTTAAAAGAAGGAATGGAACTAGAAGGAATTGTTACCAATGTGGCTAATTTTGGTGCATTTGTGGATATTGGAGTTCATCAAGATGGCTTAGTTCATATTTCCCAACTTGCGGATAGATTTGTAGATGATCCGAACAAAGTTGTGAAAGTTGGACAAGTAGTAAAAGTCAGGGTTTTAGAAATAAATGAAAAATTAAAACGTATTGGTTTATCAATGAAACTAGTTAAACAATAA
- a CDS encoding TldD/PmbA family protein, translating into MGSANLSQDTLAEQLLEIALKSGAESAEVYQSRSLSRPVFFEANRLKQIETSQSEGTALRLWRKGCPGLTVAYGSVDPQGMVERALALSQLNEREPVELVTNSKPNYPDLGKDVSVQTLIDWSKQAIALIREVYPDVLCTSDWECDVENTRLVNSQGLDCYYTDTTLSCYMAAEWVRGDDFLSVADGQTQRGELNPEKLAHQILQRLNWAKENISTPSGKFPILFTSKAADMLWGTVQAALNGKQVLERASPWAERIGKAIVSPTLTLYQNPEAGPYSCPFDDEGNPTKSLVFIENGILRNFYSDHTTGRQLGIGSTGNGFRPGLGSYPTPGLFNFLIQPGTASLQELIQTMDEGLIVDQMLGGGGGISGDFSINVDLGYWVKNGKIIGRVKDTMVAGNVYTTLKQIVKIGGDPEWNGSCYTPSLILEGLFTTGKSS; encoded by the coding sequence ATGGGTTCTGCAAATTTGTCACAAGATACACTAGCGGAACAGCTGCTAGAAATTGCTTTGAAATCTGGCGCAGAGTCTGCGGAAGTGTATCAGTCGCGATCGCTTTCTCGACCTGTGTTTTTTGAGGCCAACCGCCTAAAACAAATAGAAACCAGTCAATCTGAAGGTACTGCACTGCGACTGTGGCGAAAGGGTTGCCCAGGACTCACAGTAGCCTATGGTTCTGTAGATCCTCAAGGGATGGTAGAAAGAGCATTAGCTTTAAGTCAACTCAATGAACGAGAACCTGTAGAATTAGTCACTAACTCCAAGCCCAATTATCCCGACTTGGGGAAAGATGTGTCAGTGCAAACCTTAATAGATTGGTCTAAACAGGCGATCGCCCTGATTCGGGAAGTATATCCTGATGTTCTCTGTACCAGTGACTGGGAATGCGATGTGGAAAATACCAGGTTAGTCAATAGCCAAGGTTTAGATTGCTACTACACCGACACTACTCTCAGTTGCTATATGGCAGCAGAATGGGTGAGAGGTGACGATTTCCTCAGTGTCGCTGATGGACAAACCCAACGAGGAGAACTTAACCCAGAAAAATTAGCACACCAAATCCTACAAAGACTAAACTGGGCTAAAGAAAACATTTCCACCCCCAGCGGGAAATTCCCCATATTATTTACCTCCAAAGCTGCGGATATGCTGTGGGGAACAGTACAAGCTGCATTAAATGGTAAACAAGTTTTAGAAAGGGCTTCCCCTTGGGCAGAAAGAATAGGTAAAGCCATTGTCAGTCCCACCCTTACCCTCTACCAAAATCCCGAAGCAGGACCCTATAGTTGTCCCTTTGACGATGAAGGCAACCCCACCAAATCCTTAGTATTCATCGAAAACGGTATTTTACGGAATTTTTACAGCGATCACACCACTGGCAGACAATTAGGAATAGGTAGTACAGGTAACGGTTTTCGCCCTGGCTTGGGTAGTTATCCCACTCCCGGCCTATTTAACTTCCTCATTCAACCCGGTACTGCATCCTTGCAAGAACTAATTCAAACCATGGATGAAGGTTTAATTGTTGACCAAATGTTAGGAGGAGGAGGAGGAATTTCCGGTGATTTCTCCATCAATGTAGACTTAGGTTACTGGGTCAAAAACGGAAAAATTATTGGTAGAGTCAAAGATACAATGGTGGCAGGTAACGTTTACACCACCCTCAAACAAATAGTGAAAATAGGTGGCGATCCAGAATGGAATGGATCTTGTTACACCCCATCATTGATACTAGAAGGACTCTTCACCACAGGGAAAAGTAGTTAA
- the secF gene encoding protein translocase subunit SecF, with amino-acid sequence MTLHINQKRSLWWGISAVIILSGIISMVISWQNPNIKAPLRPGLDFIGGTRLQLVRDCNQPGNCDQPIDINVVREVAKEQGFADSSIQLISEDNRENNGITIRTKDLTTEERTQLQTALIEKVGAFDPQKNQIDSVGPTLGKELFRSGVLALVVAFIGITLYLSVRFQLDYAVFALVALFHDIFVTVGIFSILGLVAGIEVDSLFIVALLTITGFSVNDTVVIYDRIRENIKTHPQTPIAEIVDDAVNQTLSRSINTTLTTLLSLLAIFLFGGETLRFFSLALIIGFIAGAYSSIFIASTLLSWWRERTEKDTIETIDTAIGSEDS; translated from the coding sequence ATGACGTTACATATAAATCAAAAAAGATCACTCTGGTGGGGTATTTCCGCTGTTATTATTCTCAGTGGCATCATCTCAATGGTGATATCTTGGCAAAATCCCAACATTAAAGCACCTCTGCGTCCTGGTTTAGATTTTATCGGTGGCACAAGATTGCAGTTAGTTAGGGATTGTAATCAGCCTGGTAACTGTGACCAACCCATAGATATTAATGTTGTCCGAGAAGTTGCCAAAGAACAAGGATTCGCCGACAGTAGTATTCAGTTAATCTCGGAGGATAACCGAGAAAATAATGGTATTACCATCCGCACCAAAGACCTGACCACTGAGGAACGCACCCAGTTACAAACAGCTTTAATTGAAAAAGTCGGTGCTTTTGATCCGCAAAAAAATCAAATTGACTCCGTCGGCCCAACACTAGGAAAAGAACTGTTTAGATCCGGGGTTTTAGCTTTAGTAGTTGCTTTTATTGGTATTACTCTTTACCTAAGCGTCCGCTTCCAGCTAGACTATGCAGTTTTTGCCTTGGTGGCTTTGTTTCATGATATCTTCGTGACTGTGGGGATATTCTCAATTTTGGGTTTGGTTGCAGGGATAGAAGTAGATAGTCTGTTTATTGTGGCACTGCTGACTATTACAGGTTTCTCGGTTAATGATACGGTGGTAATCTATGACCGGATTCGGGAAAATATAAAAACCCATCCTCAAACACCAATCGCAGAGATTGTTGATGATGCTGTTAATCAAACTTTGTCTAGGTCAATCAATACTACTTTAACAACACTGCTGTCATTATTGGCTATTTTCCTGTTTGGTGGGGAAACATTACGGTTCTTTTCCCTGGCTTTAATTATTGGTTTTATCGCCGGTGCTTATTCTAGTATCTTCATTGCTAGTACCTTACTGTCTTGGTGGCGAGAACGCACTGAAAAAGATACAATAGAAACAATTGATACAGCTATCGGTTCTGAGGATAGTTAG
- a CDS encoding NAD-dependent epimerase/dehydratase family protein: MTKIIVTGAAGFIGSNLVNALLQQGEEVIAIDEFNDYYNPALKQKNAATFANSPNLTLVKENIQNLDLPKLFQDVEIIYHQAAQAGVRNSWGDGFRAYTERNINTTQVLLEAAKNAPKLKRLVFASTSSVYGDAETLPTHEEIAPQPVSPYGITKLAAERLCGLYHKNFGVPFVSLRYFTVYGPRQRPDMAFHKFFKAVLQDEAIPIYGDGKQTRDFTFISDIVAANLAAATVPEAVGEIFNIGGGSRVVLTEVLETMETIVGKSIKRNHIEKAMGDARHTAADISKAKKILGYQPQVSLKEGLQQEWAWVQSLY, translated from the coding sequence ATGACTAAAATTATCGTGACTGGGGCTGCTGGGTTTATAGGTTCTAACCTAGTTAATGCTTTATTGCAACAAGGTGAAGAAGTAATTGCAATTGATGAATTTAATGATTACTATAATCCTGCATTAAAACAGAAAAATGCTGCAACTTTTGCCAATTCACCAAATTTGACTTTAGTTAAAGAGAATATTCAAAATTTAGATTTGCCAAAACTTTTTCAAGATGTAGAGATAATTTATCATCAAGCTGCCCAAGCTGGGGTGAGGAATTCTTGGGGTGATGGTTTTCGAGCTTATACAGAAAGAAATATCAACACTACACAGGTTTTGTTGGAAGCTGCTAAGAATGCTCCAAAACTGAAAAGGTTAGTATTTGCATCTACATCTAGTGTTTACGGTGATGCAGAAACTTTACCTACCCATGAGGAAATTGCACCTCAACCTGTTTCACCCTATGGCATTACTAAGTTAGCTGCGGAAAGGTTATGTGGACTGTATCATAAGAATTTTGGTGTGCCTTTTGTTTCATTAAGGTACTTTACTGTTTACGGCCCAAGACAAAGGCCAGATATGGCATTTCATAAATTTTTTAAAGCTGTTTTACAAGATGAAGCCATTCCTATCTATGGTGATGGTAAACAAACCAGAGATTTTACATTTATTAGTGATATTGTTGCTGCTAATTTAGCCGCTGCTACTGTACCGGAAGCTGTGGGGGAAATTTTTAATATTGGTGGTGGTAGTAGGGTGGTTTTAACTGAAGTTTTGGAGACGATGGAGACAATTGTGGGTAAGTCCATCAAACGCAACCATATAGAAAAAGCTATGGGTGATGCGCGTCATACTGCTGCGGATATTTCTAAAGCTAAAAAAATCCTTGGTTATCAACCACAGGTTTCTCTGAAAGAGGGTTTACAGCAGGAATGGGCGTGGGTGCAATCTTTGTATTAA
- a CDS encoding chloride channel protein: MLLPQQLISKFRNLWKPRHNLAISSTGYANAEAAIIGIVAALSAVLLKQGSGWLGTWRVHTTYLLPAWLVLPAIGMCFGFLAGLLVQRLAAEASGSGIPQVKATLANFPVNLSWRVAAVKLLSAMMTLGAGLTLGRQGPTVQVGAGLAAGMSDLVPTSPEHRRQMIAAGAGAGLSAAFNAPLAGVLFIIEELLKDLSGITLGTAIIACFIGGVISRWLGGGSLQLNLELMNYSSQFSLLEIPIFLLLGVLIGLLSAVFHHGLIFSIKTYRRLHISLPLRVALAGLISGLIVALLPEYYRDNAGLREYMIASEPNLLLAGITFITQFILTLVAFGSGAPGGLFAPSLILGSCLGHIVGVCEFQLWGLGSINTYALAGMGGFFSAVSKVPITAIVIVFEMTTDFNLVLPLMIVSVTSYLVADQIVPGSLYDKLLLLNGIKLQKDAPIEGILTQLTAQDVMQRRVETLDIEMSIEESIQAFSSSHHRGFPVVEKNKLVGIITQSDLQNRYPSNHGLVGEIMTPKPVTIKPKQTLGDVLYLLDRYQISRLPVVEKQKLIGIITRADIIRAEADHLNCKNSISGPQPEPSYVVYQTRSPSIGRGRLLVTLANPETAETILKMAATIARDRHYELECLQIILVSRHSSPSETTVRTAKSRRLLRKAEILAKKWHIPIHTQIRVAHDIAEAVLETIKERHIDLIFMGWKGNTFTPGRIFGTVVDTIIRQASCDVVVVKLGNYSEHLHFNRWLVPMGGGPNAPIAIKLLPALITLGNNAEIRLTQVFTPSESQPDMTILQESTKQLMRNLNSETKIVATPIEAESVTEGVINLVRRRRYDVVVLGASREGLLQQAIQGNIPETIASGVDSTVILVRGEIN; the protein is encoded by the coding sequence ATGCTGCTTCCCCAACAGCTGATCAGCAAGTTTCGCAACTTATGGAAGCCCAGACACAATTTAGCGATATCTTCCACGGGCTATGCTAACGCTGAAGCTGCCATTATTGGTATTGTTGCCGCTTTATCAGCAGTATTACTTAAACAAGGATCAGGATGGTTAGGCACATGGCGAGTCCACACAACCTATCTTTTACCAGCATGGTTAGTTTTACCAGCCATAGGAATGTGTTTTGGGTTTTTAGCCGGGTTATTAGTACAGCGGTTAGCAGCAGAAGCATCAGGTAGCGGTATTCCCCAAGTCAAAGCCACCTTAGCCAACTTTCCTGTTAATTTATCTTGGCGAGTAGCAGCAGTAAAACTACTGAGTGCCATGATGACTTTAGGTGCTGGTTTAACCTTGGGAAGACAAGGGCCAACAGTGCAAGTCGGTGCAGGTTTAGCAGCGGGAATGAGTGATTTAGTCCCCACATCCCCAGAACATCGTCGCCAAATGATTGCCGCTGGTGCTGGTGCAGGTTTATCCGCTGCTTTTAACGCCCCCCTGGCCGGCGTATTATTTATCATTGAAGAACTACTCAAAGATTTATCAGGTATAACTTTAGGTACGGCAATAATTGCCTGTTTTATTGGTGGGGTAATTTCCCGCTGGTTAGGTGGTGGCAGTTTACAACTGAACTTAGAATTAATGAATTATTCTAGTCAGTTTTCTTTACTAGAAATTCCGATTTTTTTACTATTAGGTGTACTCATTGGCTTGTTAAGTGCAGTATTTCATCACGGCTTAATTTTCAGCATTAAAACTTATCGGCGATTACATATTAGTTTACCCCTGCGAGTAGCCTTAGCTGGTTTAATTTCAGGTTTAATTGTGGCATTACTACCAGAATATTATCGTGATAATGCTGGTTTACGAGAATATATGATTGCCAGTGAACCTAATTTATTATTAGCAGGAATTACCTTTATTACTCAGTTTATTTTAACTTTAGTCGCCTTTGGTTCTGGCGCACCAGGGGGTTTATTTGCACCTAGTTTAATTTTAGGTTCTTGCTTGGGTCATATTGTCGGCGTTTGTGAATTTCAATTATGGGGTTTGGGATCTATTAACACCTATGCTTTAGCAGGAATGGGAGGATTTTTTAGTGCTGTTTCTAAAGTTCCCATTACAGCTATTGTTATAGTTTTTGAAATGACGACAGATTTTAATTTAGTATTACCTTTAATGATTGTTTCTGTCACCTCTTATTTAGTAGCTGATCAAATTGTCCCTGGTTCACTCTATGACAAACTTTTACTCCTCAATGGAATTAAATTACAAAAAGATGCTCCCATTGAAGGCATATTAACCCAGTTAACCGCCCAGGATGTCATGCAGCGACGGGTAGAAACTTTAGATATAGAAATGTCTATTGAAGAATCTATTCAAGCATTTTCTAGTTCTCATCATCGTGGTTTTCCAGTAGTAGAAAAAAATAAATTAGTGGGGATTATCACTCAATCAGATTTACAAAATCGTTATCCATCTAATCATGGTTTAGTGGGGGAAATAATGACACCTAAACCAGTCACAATTAAGCCTAAACAGACATTAGGAGATGTACTTTATTTACTGGATCGCTATCAAATTAGTCGTTTACCAGTAGTAGAAAAACAAAAATTAATTGGCATTATTACCCGTGCAGATATTATTAGAGCAGAAGCAGATCATCTCAATTGTAAAAATAGTATTTCTGGTCCCCAACCAGAACCTTCCTATGTAGTTTACCAAACCCGATCACCGAGTATTGGTAGAGGGAGATTATTAGTCACATTGGCTAACCCAGAAACCGCAGAAACTATTTTAAAAATGGCGGCTACAATTGCCCGCGATCGCCATTATGAATTAGAATGTCTGCAAATTATCTTAGTATCTCGTCATAGTTCCCCATCGGAAACCACAGTTAGAACCGCTAAAAGTCGGCGTTTATTAAGAAAGGCAGAAATTTTAGCTAAAAAATGGCATATTCCTATTCATACACAAATCCGAGTCGCTCATGATATTGCTGAAGCAGTTTTAGAAACAATCAAAGAACGACATATAGATTTAATTTTCATGGGTTGGAAAGGTAACACCTTTACCCCTGGACGTATTTTTGGCACAGTTGTAGATACTATAATTCGTCAAGCAAGTTGTGATGTAGTGGTTGTCAAATTAGGCAATTATTCCGAACATCTACATTTTAATCGTTGGTTAGTTCCCATGGGAGGCGGACCAAATGCACCCATAGCAATTAAATTATTACCAGCTTTAATTACTTTAGGAAATAACGCCGAAATTCGCCTTACCCAAGTATTTACACCTTCAGAATCACAACCAGATATGACAATTTTACAAGAATCTACTAAACAATTAATGCGTAATCTCAACTCAGAAACTAAAATAGTTGCTACACCGATAGAAGCTGAGTCTGTAACTGAAGGTGTGATTAATTTAGTGAGAAGAAGACGCTATGATGTGGTAGTTTTAGGTGCTTCCCGTGAAGGTTTATTACAACAAGCAATTCAGGGAAATATTCCCGAAACAATTGCTTCTGGTGTTGATAGTACAGTAATTTTAGTGCGCGGGGAAATTAATTAA
- a CDS encoding Tab2/Atab2 family RNA-binding protein, with translation MGNIWELDFYSRPILDENQKKVWEVLICESPSDVRAKTDSLFRYAQYCPSTQVNSVWLRTALQEAIDKAGEAPIKVRFFRRQMNNMITKACQDAGIPALPSRRTLFLSQWIKQRMEEVYPQEPGYQGKTNPSVRLERPLPQRLPDALEGKQWAFVTLEASDFADMPEWEIGFGEAFPLELAQLSPETRIPGILIFSPRALPIAGWMSGLEMAYLRYETKPENRLILETGATESWVVANIRTPQLLKEAEGFEQTKQNANGVHFIGVQSDPAAQSFEGFWLLQEVNV, from the coding sequence ATGGGCAATATTTGGGAACTCGATTTTTACTCCCGTCCAATTTTGGACGAAAACCAAAAAAAAGTTTGGGAAGTTTTAATTTGCGAAAGTCCATCGGATGTCCGCGCTAAAACTGATTCCCTGTTTCGCTATGCTCAATATTGCCCTAGTACCCAGGTAAACTCAGTTTGGTTAAGGACGGCATTACAGGAAGCAATTGATAAAGCAGGTGAAGCTCCTATAAAAGTTCGCTTTTTCCGGCGGCAAATGAATAATATGATTACTAAAGCCTGTCAAGATGCGGGTATTCCAGCCTTACCTAGTCGTCGGACTTTATTTCTCAGCCAATGGATAAAACAGCGGATGGAGGAAGTTTATCCCCAAGAACCAGGATATCAGGGGAAAACAAACCCATCTGTACGGTTAGAAAGACCTTTACCCCAACGTTTACCAGATGCCTTAGAAGGTAAACAATGGGCATTTGTAACTTTAGAAGCTAGTGATTTTGCAGATATGCCAGAGTGGGAAATTGGCTTTGGTGAGGCTTTTCCCTTAGAATTAGCGCAATTATCACCAGAAACTCGTATTCCCGGAATTTTAATTTTCTCCCCCAGGGCTTTACCTATTGCTGGTTGGATGTCTGGTTTAGAGATGGCCTACTTGAGATATGAGACAAAACCAGAAAATAGACTGATTTTAGAAACCGGCGCAACAGAAAGCTGGGTTGTGGCTAATATCAGAACTCCCCAACTCCTCAAAGAAGCCGAAGGTTTTGAACAAACTAAGCAAAACGCCAATGGAGTGCATTTTATTGGTGTACAGTCTGACCCCGCAGCACAGTCTTTTGAGGGTTTTTGGCTGTTACAAGAGGTGAATGTTTAA
- a CDS encoding NAD(P)/FAD-dependent oxidoreductase translates to MVDLHDKKPPHQVVIVGGGFGGLYAAKALSKANVNVTLIDKRNFHLFQPLLYQVATGALSPADISSPLRSVLSKSKNTKVLLGEVNDVDTTEQKVIVGDETVPYDTLIVATGAKHSYFGKDNWEEFAPGLKTVEDALEMRRRIFMAFEAAEKETDAAKRRALLTFVVVGGGPTGVELAGAIAELASKTLKEDFRNIDTSETQVVLLEGMDRVLPPFAPELSQEAQASLEALGVDVQTKTLVTNIENDIVTMKQGEEVKTLASKTVLWAAGVKASPMGKVLVEKTGAECDRAGRVMVEPDLSIKGHSNIFVVGDLAHFAHQNGKPLPGVAPVAMQEGEYVAKLVKKRLQGETLPQFNYVDRGSLAMIGQHAAVVDLGFIKLKGFLAWFFWLFIHIYFLIEFDNKLVVMIQWVWSYFTRNRGARLITGKDIVNPVPVEGNAHYQAVNTRQPLNV, encoded by the coding sequence ATGGTTGATTTACATGACAAAAAACCACCTCATCAGGTAGTTATCGTTGGTGGTGGCTTTGGTGGTCTATATGCAGCGAAAGCCTTATCTAAAGCTAATGTCAATGTGACGCTGATAGATAAACGGAATTTCCATCTATTTCAACCTCTTCTGTACCAAGTAGCTACAGGTGCTTTGTCTCCTGCTGATATTTCTTCACCACTGCGTTCTGTTCTCAGTAAGAGTAAGAATACAAAGGTTTTGTTGGGTGAGGTAAATGATGTTGACACCACAGAACAAAAAGTAATTGTTGGTGATGAAACTGTACCTTATGATACCTTGATTGTTGCCACTGGTGCAAAGCATTCTTATTTTGGGAAGGATAACTGGGAAGAGTTTGCACCTGGGTTGAAGACTGTAGAAGATGCACTAGAAATGCGCCGTCGGATTTTCATGGCCTTTGAAGCAGCAGAGAAGGAAACTGATGCGGCTAAACGTCGGGCATTGTTAACTTTTGTGGTGGTTGGTGGTGGTCCGACTGGTGTAGAATTAGCGGGTGCGATCGCAGAATTAGCTAGTAAAACCCTGAAGGAAGATTTCCGCAACATAGACACATCAGAAACTCAGGTTGTGCTGTTGGAAGGTATGGATAGAGTTCTACCTCCCTTTGCACCAGAACTATCACAAGAAGCACAAGCATCTTTAGAGGCTTTGGGTGTGGATGTGCAAACCAAAACCTTAGTAACCAATATTGAAAATGATATTGTGACGATGAAGCAAGGTGAGGAAGTGAAAACCTTAGCTTCTAAAACCGTATTGTGGGCGGCTGGTGTGAAAGCTTCCCCAATGGGTAAAGTATTAGTGGAAAAAACTGGGGCAGAATGCGATCGCGCTGGTCGTGTTATGGTTGAACCAGACCTAAGTATTAAGGGACACTCTAATATTTTTGTAGTGGGAGACTTAGCCCATTTTGCCCATCAAAACGGTAAACCCTTACCTGGTGTTGCACCAGTAGCGATGCAAGAAGGGGAATATGTAGCCAAACTTGTTAAAAAACGTCTTCAAGGTGAAACCTTACCACAATTTAATTATGTGGATAGAGGAAGTTTAGCAATGATTGGTCAACACGCCGCAGTTGTGGACTTAGGGTTTATCAAACTGAAAGGTTTCCTAGCTTGGTTCTTCTGGTTATTTATTCACATCTACTTCCTGATTGAATTTGATAACAAATTAGTGGTGATGATTCAATGGGTTTGGAGCTATTTTACTCGCAATCGTGGCGCGAGATTAATTACAGGGAAAGATATTGTTAACCCTGTACCAGTTGAAGGTAATGCACATTATCAGGCGGTTAATACTAGACAACCATTGAACGTGTAG